The sequence aagagattgtaataagttgtcttataaataattgtgtttagcaggcaggagatgtgacatttgtcttataaaccagcgaacaaccgtgctgggtgattctcccacgaagcccccagactctgtcaataagggacggagagtttttgacgtcgccaacttctaatgcatggttatcgaagcttttcagccagtgttctgaatacgttagtctatctgctttgcattgctggcgttataactgattttgcatgtagcacatatccctaaataccccgttttcgaaaaatcccgactttaagtaccccacgaatttaggttacccaacgttacacgtATTGTGATCTCTATCGGTATAAGCAGTGCAAGAAACGTTTCTACGTTTTATAGTACTCCACACTATACTAAAAGTGTATATAAACTCCAATTAGCATACACTGGTATGAACAAAGGTCATGATGCGTGCAGATTATTAAAGCTGTAAACTTCCCAATTATGCGTGTCTGGTAATTTTTAATATTTATCATAGAGTACTTTTCTTATACTTCCCTCCCTACAGAAAGGGAAATATCTCGTTTGCTATGACGTTTGGGGCTTCTCTCGCTGTTCCTCCTATAGACCGATAAAGCCATACTGTTTATTTGAAAAGCTTAAAACGCGCTACACACCGAAGACATTGAAATAGTTTATAGTCCTGATGGATAGCAtacttttcaaaattcataCACAAAATTTACCAGTTTTGGTGGCACGGAGTGtaagagtgagagagagagagaaataaacgagagagagagagattatacaaatatatataacaGTTAGGGCCCAACTGTTCTTGGACCTGAAGTTCACACGGATGTTTGAATGGTGCATGTCGTatgcaaatgtttgttttgctttaggGAGGAATATATTTAGACAcatataaatagatagatatatatagatatatagatagatacataagaTACAGGGTGAAAAACAACCTGTGTTACACAATACATATCCTCTCAAAGGTAAGTGCTTCTTCTCGTTTCTAGGTGATACAGGCGTTTACGTAATGGAGGCAGAGATACAAAAACGTCGACCACTAAAATGATGGACAAAATGTGGCAAAAACAAGTATAAAATGAGTCGTACACTATATCTGTTTGGACATTGGATATTGAAAGTTTTATTGGAAGTTCACACAGATAtgacagtgaactgtgactgtcttcgttgtaacaatagactactaAATATAtctggctatatctagacaaccTGGGTTTGACTTCTATTTTGTaggcaatggaagacgaaaagtcctaCTTTTTTGCAAGGATGTATTTGTAGGTATTTGTAGAGATTACCAAAGAAACATGGGTCCCCCGAGAATTGataatttcctcacttgacaaTTGAAAGGGATAACAAAATGTATGAAAACATATCTGAAGCCGTGATATCTTAGAAAAATGGTGTCTGTAATACATATTGAAGCCAAGGCAAGTCAAAGCCGTTATGTAATACTAATACGTCAAACAGCTCTCTCGCAAGGCACCATGGCAAGAGATACTGCTGTAGCAGTATTTGTGCTCTGTGCCTTCCTACTCCTGCACCTCCCCGAGCGGGCGGACTGTGGGGCTGGCCTGCCTGCCAGACAGAGTTGGCAGTCCCCGGTAGCCGGGTCGTGGGCGAACAGCTATCACCGGTGGTTCAGCTTCAGCTGTGGCGGCTGGAACCAGTTCATATCCGGTTTGCACAGCCATCACAACGACGGTTACGAGGACAGGCGCTTCAAGTTTGAATGCAGGTAAGAAAAAACTATATAGCTAGACAGGTATCATTCGTTTGTTTTTAAGAGGTGGTCTTCTCGTAGTTCTCAAGATTTAGCTTTCTTGTCTGTGCATGTATCAACACCATATTGCAGCAGTTAAGTTTGTTAGAGAACAAGTGCAATAACATTTACACAAAGTATGATATGGAAGGGTTATATGATCTTATATCAACAATATTTTATGGAAATAAGCAACACAGCTACAAAGGTCAAATGGCAGATGACATAAAAAGATCCAAATGAAACACCGCAAAAAAAATTCAGTTTTCCTTAGAGCAGCCTTCATCAAGGTCAAATGACAAATACTCAGAACACGTGACTTTACgcacacgtgacgtcatcatttGGCAGCTATGCGGAAAGCGAAAATTCCGAATGACTTGTTTGTTGTATCAAAACACTCTTAAGATGTTAACTAAATTCGGACGGTTTTGTACCATATCTTCATGACCCTTCTTCTTATCACCTCAACGTAGAAACCTGACCATCACCCCTGAGCAGTACGGCTCGAATTACACATCCGGGTACCTGAACGAGTATGACGCGGAGGTGGACTTCGAATGCCCGTCACACAACGTCATGAGGGAGGTGCAGAGCGCCCACAGCGACTGGCACATGGACCGGAACTGGAACTTTATTTGCATGCAGGTAAACATTGCCTCACAACCAATTGCAGTTGTAAATATCGTGACGCCATTATTTCTATGTATTTGTTCAGGTCGGGATTGCGCCCTGGCGGAATTCCTTGGGGTTGCActggtagagagagagagattggcCGCCCGTGACCAGGTCCCAGAGTGCCTGACGGGGTCTAGC comes from Branchiostoma lanceolatum isolate klBraLanc5 chromosome 2, klBraLanc5.hap2, whole genome shotgun sequence and encodes:
- the LOC136426536 gene encoding dermatopontin-like, with the protein product MARDTAVAVFVLCAFLLLHLPERADCGAGLPARQSWQSPVAGSWANSYHRWFSFSCGGWNQFISGLHSHHNDGYEDRRFKFECRNLTITPEQYGSNYTSGYLNEYDAEVDFECPSHNVMREVQSAHSDWHMDRNWNFICMQVVGFCWSGCTWSQYNGWDDDVTIPTADWTFITGARSHHDNTYEDRQWSYQRCGLRPCYPGHN